GTACGTGCTTTCTGTATGTCAAGCTCCTTCTTAATTCTTTTCGGCCACCTCTCATGCTTATGTAATGCATCTGTTACGAACTTATGCCTATCAACAAACCACGTATTGCACTTGCTGAACGTGTATGCCACGATGGCTGTTACTGGTAGCCTACGAATGCCTCTGAGCACATTGTTGAAACTCTCTACCATGTTGCTCGTCATGAAGCCGAATCTACGACCTCCAGGATCACAGGACCGTGCCCACTTGTGCCTCTGTGGCATAATGTCTAGAAGCCACTTCTTTGGTCGAGGCTCAAGGAAATCAATGAGGTGCTTCACCTCCTTCTCGAACTCAGACTTCTCATTTATTTGACAAATGCGCTCTAGATCTTTCATCTGAAATTGAGTTGCACTAGCGCTGTAGAAGTTAGTGCACAAGTGACGCATACACCATCTGTGATGTACTGGACGGTGACCTGGGATGACATTGTTGATTGACTATAGGATGCCTTGGTGTCTATCTGAGATGATGCACACTTCTCTATTGGGTCCTATCAAGCGTCTCCTAATCATACTGATGAACCACTCCCAGTTGTAGTTATTCTCCCTCTCTACCAGAGCAAAGGCTAAGGGGACTAGTTGCAAACCCGCATCAGAACCAATTGCTGTCAGCAAAGTACCTTGAAATTTCTCTGTCAAGAAGGTACCGTCAATTGCTATCACTGGACGCATGTGGTTGAAGGCCTCCACACACTGCCCAAAGATCCATGCGGCACGCCCAAATACACGTCTCATTACCCCATCCACCGGCCTCGACCTCTCTGGGTGAGGCTCAACAACATAATGCATTGTGGGGTTCTTAGCCTTAATAGCATTTAGAAGCGTTGGGAGCCGAACATATGCCTCATCCCAATCTCCCCATATGTTCTTCATGGCCACCTGCTTTGCACGCCAAGCTTTACCGTACGAAGGACGATAGTGCCATATGGCCTCCACAGCCTCAACTATAGTAGCAGGAGTCAATGTCGGCTCAGCTCGGACAAATGGTTGCAACCTATTACCGATGAACTTAGAAGTTAGTTGCAAGTGCTTGCCCGAAGCCTCAGTACTACAACATGTGTGCTCTTTGCCTACACCGGTAACTCTCCACCTCCCATCCTTAGTCTTCCTTGCACGAACCTGCCATTCGCATGATTCTTCGATGCAGGCCACCGTATACTTTTTAGAAGTGTTGGAGTGCTTCACATGGAATGGACGATGCACACTGATCGAGTAACTCTGCAGCCATATCTGTAATAGCTCAAGAGATTTAAATTCCAAACCCTTCTTTGGCTCCTCACCCATTGCATCGATGATGCCATTGTATGTTACTCCTCCATCAACAACTGCTAGCTCAGAATTGCTAACATCCTCGAACTGAACAACCTCTGGATTGCGTCCAACTAATTTCTCAAACACCTCTCTTTCTTCCTGAGACATCTTGGCTACTGGATGATCATCATCTGAGTCTACGGCATACTCAACCTCATATCCCTCCTCCTCATGTGTGTTATCATACTCCTCTGAATGTTCGTGCAGCAAATCAACACTCAATCCATTCATCAACAAAGTCTCCTCACACTCCCTCCGAGTATATATTTTGTCTCGAAAACAGAACCGCACTAAGGATGCTAATTGAGCATCCGTAGTACGCTCTTCTCCACCTCCCCCCATTGATCCATCTGCCActtcattatcatcatcaaCATGATTTCCAACTATCGGAACTGCCTGACTCCTTGCCTCATTCACCTCTATTGCTTCCTCCTTCTGCAATTCCACATTTACCTCCACCCCTTCTGATTCAAGCCTGCTTGCCTTATTAGCCTCAACTGCTTCCTCCTTCTGCAACTCCACATTTATCTCCACCTTTTCAGATTCCTGACTCCTTCCCTCATTCGCATCAACTGCTTCCTTCTTTTGCATGTTAACATCAACCCCCATCCCTTGAGATTCTATGACTTCCTCAACTGTCAAAGACTTAACCGACTGACTTTTCATAGCTCCTTCATCATCAAATGCTTCATAGTTTGGTTCATCATAAAACAGTGTGCGATTGAGGTCAAAAGAATCATCTCTGCAGTCAGTATGATCAAGCTTCGAAGCAACCACCTCAAGCGACTTGAATTAGGAGCCCAACACTATATCCACAAATGTGTTCCACTCCAACTCCCCATTCAAATCTAGCATGTACTTGTGTGAAATGGGTCCTGCTCCAACATCATATCTACCTTGTATAGCTATAGACTGATTGCTTCACCCCAGCACATCCTTTGTACGACAAACTAACTCCTCAAAACTAGGTTTTACACCAAATATAAGTTGCTTAACACTCATCCCCTCGAAATTGCTACCACCGTTACTTTGCTCTACCACCGAACCACCATAGTGCAATCGTACTAATCTATCCATCTACAACATTAATCGACATATTAGCATAttgcattttttaaaaacttgaatttgcaataaaataaaatctaacctACAACTATGTCCCCCAACgaaattgtccataaatatcTAAACATACACAAACTTCCATTTGTAACGATCCATCCTAAATTTGAACTCTCGCATTGtgatgaaaattaaaaaaaaaagtgttctTCAGTAATTTGGGGGAAAAATTAGGGTTCTTCCCTAAGTGCCAAAAATCTCCACTAAAAATTAGGGTTCTATGAGCATCTAACCATTGCATCACCAACAACAATTACAACCACAGAGTAGAGAACCAACTAATTAGGGAAAATAACCCCAAATCACGATTCTAGGGTTCATCCATCAATGAGCAAatccaagcaaaaaaaaaatgcgaaATGACGAGAGGATTCGGAGGAGAATACCTTGCCACTATGTCCTCCAACAATTTCCCCTCCAAAATGCGACGATTTAGTGGGGATTTTTTCGATTTtttggaggggaggagagagatggttcggcgccgccgcgcctcagCCGAGAGCCACTAAGGAGGAAGAAAGAAGGCCCGGGCTGCTGGGCGCGGCTCGGGGGTTataggacctcagcgccagacccgatggcgctgaggtcccGAAACATAGCGCCAAGTCGGTCGGCGCTGACATTGCGCCGTTCCGTCCATCCTCGCCTTAGGGCCGTCAAGTACTCAGCGCCAATGCGGTCGGCGCTGAGATGTTCAACCTCAGCGCCATCGACCCTGGCGCTGAGGTCGGGGTCCAGATCTGGTGATAGTTTTTGCCAGGGACCAAATTTGCAAATAGTTTTTAAAAAGGGCCAAATTGTCAAATTTTCGGTAGAAGTCTGTTTTATATGGGACAAACTCCGCTAGCTAGAAATCgtcttttttttacggagggagtacgtcttCACCGCTGGCTTACGTATTTCCGTGCAATACGTTTTCACCTCGGGTTTGCGTAAATCCGTCACGTCGCGTGCTTTCGGACTTGGAGAGAAGCCGAACCCCACAAAAcctcctcccccctcgccgccgccgccgccgccatggccgacgaGCTCGACGAACTCCTcggcttcctctcctctccccagcCAAACGTACGCTCTGATCCCCCCTTGATTCCCCATGGCTTAGTAGCTGTTCTGCTTCTCTCTGACCCgtgttctcgttctcgttcgccGTCTGTTTTTCTATCAggtgcgcggcgcggcggcgggcatcGTGCGGGGGCTGacgggcgacgcggacggccTGCGCGCCCTCTCGGCGCGCGCCGACCGCGCGCTGCCGGCGCTGCTCCGGCTGCTGGCGTCCGCGGGGGGCGAGCTGGGCAcggggggagcggcggcggactcGCTCGTCAACCTCAGCCAGGACGGCGCGCTCTCGGCCCGCCTCGTGTCGCtcggcgccgtcgtggccgccaTGGACGTCGTGGCCAAGCGCGGCGGGGAGCAGCCGGGCCTCGCGCGCAGCCTCGTCATGCTGCTCGCCAACCTCACCCAGGTCGACTCCGGCGTCGCGGCCCTCCTCCAGGTCGCCCACTGCTctttctcccaaatcaagtgCAAAATTTGCTGTTATCATCAGCTATTGTAGTAGTTTTAAGTAGACATGTCAATTCTCATCTCTCATTTGTGGgaattcatattataagacgctTTGAGCCATTGTGAagctttttaagtttgaccaaatttatagaaaaaaatatagcaatattttcaacaccaaacagagggagtatctatTTCGTGGTGCTAGAACCACTTTCCTGAGTGAGAGTTAGTACAGAGATGATATTATTTCTGTTCAAATCTTTTTGTTAGCGAAAGAGGGCAGGGTGTACGAACTGTGCAATTCTATGGAGTAATTTATTGTATTAATTAGAACTTAGAAGCATAAACTCCCAAAGTCAAAAAGAACTAAAGAAGAATGGCATTAGTTATTAGGAAAACTAAAGTGAATACATGCATCTGCTGGCGCGAGTTGCGTTGATGATTCATCTTTCTTCATAAAATCAATTCTTCGTGTTGTTCAAGTCTCTGTGTTAGGTTTACCAAACTATGGCCCTTGCTTTTAGTAATCTGTCGAGAAGCATTGCAGATTTGCCATCTGCTCAGTTAAGCCAATGATGGTGACTGATGATTGACTTTTGACAACAAATGAAGTTTCTGCTGTCGTTATTTGGATTAAGTATTGCTAATAACTTTGCTATCTCTATGTGCGCGACATAACTCCTTTTAATCATGTGTCACTGGTATCCACACCGGGATTAATAAAACTGGTGGTAACCGGCCAATGACTGGCCTGGAGCCAGGGACTGGCTGGGGGTGGTTACTGACTGGAAGGAGAATTCAAATATTGAATATTTAACTTTAGAATTTTTTTGCTACTACTAAGATCTGGTAATTGGCGGTTATGGGCTGGTTCTCAGATTTCATAGGGTGAACACCGATATTCTGAACCCTGATTACACCTTGAAGGTGTGAGTGTTGTCAAACAATGATGTTGGCATGTTGCCCTAGTTCAATGTTAGTTTAGGTAATTGGGTAAATGATCACTTTGTTGAATTGTGTGATTTCTGGTGGTTAGTCCAGTTAGTCCTGGTAACAATAACACAGAGCAAAACATCTTGGGTCAATAAATACCGgttgtattatttttttctttttaactgAAGCATGTATGGATTACTGAATTTAGTTCTGCTGTTTTCAAAAGGTTGGAGATGAAAAGATGCAAGGACTGTATGTTGCAAAGCTTGTGCGGTCATTCTGCAGGTCATCCAGTGAGTCTGAAGgtgaattaccccccccccccacccccctaaTGTCATCAGCTGTGTTCCTGATCTCTGTTTTTATTATCTGTCTTGCTTTGTATTATTGCTATTCATCCATCAAATTCTACGATTTTTCTATATATGTGGAAACCAAAAGCTGCAGCAGCTGCCACAGACCAGCTTAACCTAAAACTAATACCAGTGACAGAATCTACCGTTATCTGATCTTCCACAGTAGCCACTTGTTATTAGATATCATTTTCTTGATGAAAatatatcattttctttttcattggGAACTGAATCAATATATCCATTTTTCAGATTTGCGATCCCTTTTGTGATTGTTTAGCTCAACTGAGAAAGTCACCCACCAATTCATCAGACTGTTTTTTGCCTTTTACATGCAGAGGAAGATATCTTTGAACATGTTGCTTCTATATTAGTGAACATCTCAAAGGTTGAAGCTGGAAGGAGAATACTGATGGAACCTAAGAGAGGCCTTTTAAAACAGATTATACGGCAATCTGATTCAACAAACCAACTTAGAAAGAAAGGGGTATGTACAGTGCATTATGAATCTTGATGCTGGAGTTAATGTGACATGATTTATACTCTACCTTTTTGGTccatatttatttgtttttgacATACTTTGGTCTGTGGACATATTCTTGTTCTCAACTTTTATCATCACACACCAAGTTATCGACTGTTGTTTAGTAACTTTGTGAGTAGCTGCTACATAATGTCCGAGAGTGCCCAAAGGGCAAAAGGAATCTTAGCGAATATGTAGCGATGGAAATGCAATCAGTAAATTGGAACATTGCATTATTTGATAATTCTTCATGATCTTACTTTCCATGCATCATAGAAGTAATAAAGGTTAATGATTCCAAGTTCTTTTCAAATATGTTAATGTTAACTTGAATGCCTAATGTTTAGCTATGCTCATAAGCTGTCTACTTTACTGTATCCTGACAGTCCATTTGCCTGGCATAGCTACATTGGTATTTCATTTAGTGTTAATCTTGTTGGACTTTGTGCTTCCATAGATCCATGGATGTCCTGCTTCCTGATTCCTTTTATGAACCTTTGCAGGTTGTTAGCACCATCCGTAACTGTTGCTTTGAAGCTGATACCCAAATACAAAATTTGCTCTCTCTAGCAGAATATATTTGGCCAGCTCTACTTTTGCCCGTAGCTGGAAAGAAGGTATTATTTTAACTTGTGTAGAATTGTACTGTTTATATGAAATCTACTTTGAGCATGTTTTTGGTAATTGCCATTTCTGTTCTGTTGTGGTAATTTCTATTGCATTGGCTCTGATGACCGTTTTGCCTATGGGCATGATTACTTGCACTGACTGTATGTTTACCTGGTGTTGAAATACCATGttaaattgtttttattttacgtTGCCTTTGCTTTTTTCCAAAATGGTGTAAAAAGTTAATTTCTCCTCACAACATACTGCAGAACACTTCCCAAATATATTCAAGTAGAAA
Above is a window of Oryza sativa Japonica Group chromosome 10, ASM3414082v1 DNA encoding:
- the LOC4348588 gene encoding uncharacterized protein, with the protein product MADELDELLGFLSSPQPNVRGAAAGIVRGLTGDADGLRALSARADRALPALLRLLASAGGELGTGGAAADSLVNLSQDGALSARLVSLGAVVAAMDVVAKRGGEQPGLARSLVMLLANLTQVDSGVAALLQVGDEKMQGLYVAKLVRSFCRSSSESEEEDIFEHVASILVNISKVEAGRRILMEPKRGLLKQIIRQSDSTNQLRKKGVVSTIRNCCFEADTQIQNLLSLAEYIWPALLLPVAGKKIYSEEDRSKMPPELANALSHEREAVENSEIRQQALEAIYMIVLQDEGRRAFWSVNGPRILQVGYEDEEDPKVMEAYELIGSLLVGKGDDEQDQEQGGQKP